One segment of Rosa chinensis cultivar Old Blush chromosome 6, RchiOBHm-V2, whole genome shotgun sequence DNA contains the following:
- the LOC121050174 gene encoding uncharacterized protein LOC121050174, with translation MSNEPRLDFQILDSTGSDYHSWKTDVENHLTLKGILPIIQAPNAGLVFQRTPIKHAQAIILMRRHMDKALRLEYMSIKDARDLWVALEERFDNIQDSLLPDLKVQWNNLRFSDFKSVAEYNSEALRLRAMLKFCEKPLTEEELIEKTLSTFPVAAIILSKQYRTEYNAGRLTKFNELINILSVDEKHDNILVKNYNSRPVGTKSVREANYNAPKKGRKERYPTNKGHVYPNKGHDGRMGPYNRPNKEGNRNFGVGTRGGKSTRGRGEYNNTMGRNNVGRGGRIIRRGSGSNNPPREYPQRAPQIKKVNHNDVCHRCGSIEHWFKQCQASTQLAARYKEYREMREQEAHLAEEDDGEDVILTIKDFKAENEEHEDAADFD, from the coding sequence atgtcgaatgaacctagactcgatttTCAAATCCTTGACTCAACTGGTTCGGATTACCATAGTTGGAAaaccgacgttgagaaccatctcacattaaaagggatattgcccataatccaggcaccaaaTGCAGGCCTTGTGTTCCAACGAACACCCATAAAACATGCACAAgcaattatcttgatgcgacgccatatggacaaagcactcagattggagtatatgtccaTCAAAGATGCAAGGgacctatgggtagcgctagaagagcgctttgataatatccaagattccctcctccctgacttgaaggttcaatggaacaatttacgcttctccgacttcaagtctgttgctgaatacaattcagaagctcttcggctAAGAGCCATGCTGAAGTTCTGTGAAAAACCTCTCACAGaagaagagctaattgagaagactctctccaccttccccgtcgcagcaattatactatcaaagcaatatcgcactGAATATAATGCTGGACGACTTACGAAGTTCAATGAGCTTATCAATATTTTGTCGGTAGAtgagaagcacgacaatatccttgtaaagaattataattcaaggcccgtaGGAACCAAAAGCGTtcgtgaggcgaattataatgcacccaagaaagggcgcaaggagcggtaccctactAATAAGGGGCATGTATACCCTAACAAGGGACATGACGGACGCATGGGTCCATACAACCGCCCCAATAAAGAAGGAAACCGCAACTTTGGAGTGGGCACACGTGGTGGCAaatccacacgtgggagaggagaaTATAACAACACCATGGGCCGTAACAATGTGGGCCGTGGAGGTCGCATAATACGCCGTGGTAGTGGTAGCAACAACCCGcctagggaatatccacaacgtgcacctcaaataAAGAAAGTCAACCACAATGACGTGTGTCATAGGTGTGGATCAATcgagcattggtttaagcaatgCCAAGCAAGTACACAACTAGCTGCACGCTACAAGGAGTACAGGGaaatgagggagcaagaagctcaccttgctgaagaagatgatggtgaaGATGTAATTCTCACCATAaaagacttcaaagctgaaaatgaagagcacgaggatgccgcagactttgattaa